Below is a genomic region from Bacillus marinisedimentorum.
CGGACTGTCCTTGATAATGTCGAATTCGGCCTTGAAATTCAGGGGTCTTCTAAAGAAGAGCGGCAGGAAGCGGCACAGAAATCGATAGAGGCAGTTGGGCTGAAAGGATACGAGGGGAGCTTTCCGAGTGAATTGAGCGGCGGAATGCAGCAGCGGGTGGGGCTTGCAAGGGCCCTGGCCAGTGATACAGATATTTTGCTGATGGATGAAGCTTTCAGTGCACTTGATCCATTGATTCGTAAGGAAATGCAGGATGAAATCCTAAATCTGCAGAACAAGCTGCATAAAACAATCATATTTATTACGCACGACCTGGATGAAGCATTAAAGCTTGGTGACCGCATTGCAATCATGAAAGATGGTGTCATTGTCCAAATCGGCACATCAGAAGAAATCCTTGAAAACCCGGCAAATGAATATGTTTCAAATTTTGTGGAGGATGTAGATCGCTCCAAGGTGCTGGTCGCCTCCAACATCATGAAAAAGCCGGATGTCATCACTACGTGGAAGGATGGTCCGCGTGTAGCGGTCCGAAAAATGGAAGAGGCCGGCGTGTCCAGCATTTTTGTTGTTGATAAAGATAAAAAGCTTAAAGGCCTGTTGACGATTGATGATGCTGTGAAGGCCATCAATGAGAATAAGTGGGTTGAGGATTCACTTGTCCATGATTATCACGTTACTTCACCCGAGACCCCACTTAATGATTTATTCGCTCTGGCAGCAGATACGAAATATCCGCTAGCGGTTGTAGAGGATGGCCAATTAGAAGGAATTATAGTCAGGGTATCGATTCTGTCGGGATTAATTTTAGGTAAAGAGGAAGCGGGGGTGGAAAACGGATGAACTATTTCGACTTGCCGCTTGAAGAATGGACAAATTCGTTTGTGAATGATTGGCTTATTCCTGTTATGGGCGACTTTTTTAATACTGTAAGCAACATTATCGGCTGGTTTGTCGAGGCTGTCACCAATCTGTT
It encodes:
- a CDS encoding quaternary amine ABC transporter ATP-binding protein, whose protein sequence is MDKIEVRNITKIFGSNPKEGQERLGKGQSKQQILEETGLTVGVNQASFTVKQGEFFVIMGLSGSGKSTLIRLINRLIEPTGGEVLIDGEDITKMDKQTLLKTRRKKLGMVFQKFGLLPHRTVLDNVEFGLEIQGSSKEERQEAAQKSIEAVGLKGYEGSFPSELSGGMQQRVGLARALASDTDILLMDEAFSALDPLIRKEMQDEILNLQNKLHKTIIFITHDLDEALKLGDRIAIMKDGVIVQIGTSEEILENPANEYVSNFVEDVDRSKVLVASNIMKKPDVITTWKDGPRVAVRKMEEAGVSSIFVVDKDKKLKGLLTIDDAVKAINENKWVEDSLVHDYHVTSPETPLNDLFALAADTKYPLAVVEDGQLEGIIVRVSILSGLILGKEEAGVENG